The following proteins are co-located in the Carassius auratus strain Wakin chromosome 7, ASM336829v1, whole genome shotgun sequence genome:
- the rcor2 gene encoding REST corepressor 2 isoform X1 has product MPSVMERSGSGVLSRSRAKTVTNGNSQHSEEESSDEEHTHADSMIRVGGDYQAQIPEFKPDCASRYSDSDQRSMLVWSPNSQVSDAMLDEYILMAKEKHGYNMEQALGMLLWHKHDVEKSLADLANFTPFPDEWTVEDKVLFEQAFSFHGKSFHRIQQMLPDKLISSLVKYYYSWKKTRTRTSVMDRQARRLLSKREKDESHDEIEEGDPGSDSDFEINARKETSKQSSGNGGGSDKGSSKPGLTRKENQGAQYRHHPLRARRRPPKGMHLEQEDIVGLSASTDSGAVNLRQLDTQLVSLKRQVQSIKQTNSVLKHNLGDGIEGLRPSEPTQKINSRWTTEEHLLTVQAIRRYGKDFAAIADVIGNKTVAQISSFFVSYRRRFNLEEVLREWQAEQEVVQGGSGRAVNMELNGSSGAEDDEVQMDGVSPPLSDSPLPSSDVSVAGNPNSAQSSPPLTQPPPLLRPAPPSAPPSLLRQPPPLQTRPLQNRTPHNHPPPPPPLIRPAVASSLHQGALRNPLSSSSAGQLPPSLVGLKVESPQSH; this is encoded by the exons ATGCCATCAGTGATGGAGCGATCAGGGTCTGGTGTGCTGTCCCGAAGCAGGGCCAAAACAGTCACGAATGGGAACAGCCAGCACTCTGAGGAAGAGAGCAGTGATGAGGAACACACACATG CAGACAGTATGATCCGCGTTGGTGGGGACTACCAGGCACAGATCCCAGAGTTCAAACCAG ACTGTGCATCTCGCTACAGTGACAGTGACCAGAGGAGCATGCTGGTCTGGTCACCAAACAGCCAAGTGTCTGATGCCATGT TGGATGAATATATTCTGATGGCCAAAGAGAAGCACGGATACAACATGGAACAG GCTCTTGGCATGCTTCTGTGGCACAAGCATGACGTGGAGAAGTCACTGGCTGACCTGGCTAACTTCACTCCCTTTCCTGATGAGTGGACAGTGGAAGACAAAGTTCTGTTTGAACAGGCTTTCAGCTTTCATGGCAAGAGCTTCCATCGCATCCAACAGATG CTTCCAGACAAGCTGATCTCAAGCCTGGTGAAATACTACTACTCTTGGAAGAAAACCAGAACCCGGACCAGCGTCATGGACCGTCAGGCACGCAGGCTCCTTAGCAAGAGAGAAAAGGATGAGAG TCACGATGAGATTGAGGAAGGAGATCCAGGCAGTGACAGTGACTTTGAGATCAATGCCAGGAAAGAG ACGTCAAAGCAGAGCTCTGGAAATGGAGGAGGAAGTGATAAAGGTTCAAGCAAGCCTGGGCTGACTCGGAAAGAGAACCAGGGTGCGCAGTACCGTCACCACCCGCTTCGCGCTCGCCGCAGGCCTCCTAAAGGCATGCATCTGGAGCAGGAGGACATTGTTGGGCTCTCAGCGTCCACTGATTCAGGAGCTGTTAATCTCAGACAGCTGGACACACAGTTAGTGTCCCTGAAGAGACAG GTCCAAAGCATCAAGCAAACCAATAGTGTGCTCAAGCACAACTTGGGTGATGGAATTGAAGGCTTAAGACCATCAGAG CCCACCCAAAAAATCAACTCTCGCTGGACAACGGAGGAGCATCTCCTGACTGTTCAAG CCATCAGGCGATACGGTAAAGACTTTGCCGCCATAGCGGACGTGATTGGCAACAAGACAGTGGCGCAGATCAGCTCATTCTTCGTCAGCTATCGAAGACGCTTCAATCTTGAGGAGGTGCTACGTGAATGGCAGGCAGAACAGGAAGTGGTGCAAGGGGGCAGCGGGAGGGCCGTGAACATGGAGCTGAACGGGTCGTCAGGAGCGGAAGATGATGAG GTGCAGATGGATGGCGTCTCTCCACCTCTTTCTGACAGTCCACTGCCCTCTTCTGATGTTAGTGTGGCTGGGAACCCCAACTCTGCCCAGTCCTCCCCACCCCTCACTCAGCCTCCACCCTTACTGCGCCCTGCACCCCCCTCAGCACCCCCTAGCCTGCTGCGGCAGCCTCCCCCGCTTCAGACACGACCTCTACAAAACCGGACGCCCCACAATCaccctccccccccccctccgCTCATAAGACCCGCAGTGGCATCCTCGCTCCACCAGGGGGCACTGAGGAACCCTCTAAGTTCCTCCTCTGCGGGACAGCTGCCACCCTCACTAGTGGGGCTGAAGGTGGAATCCCCCCAGTCACACTGA
- the rcor2 gene encoding REST corepressor 2 isoform X2: MPSVMERSGSGVLSRSRAKTVTNGNSQHSEEESSDEEHTHDSMIRVGGDYQAQIPEFKPDCASRYSDSDQRSMLVWSPNSQVSDAMLDEYILMAKEKHGYNMEQALGMLLWHKHDVEKSLADLANFTPFPDEWTVEDKVLFEQAFSFHGKSFHRIQQMLPDKLISSLVKYYYSWKKTRTRTSVMDRQARRLLSKREKDESHDEIEEGDPGSDSDFEINARKETSKQSSGNGGGSDKGSSKPGLTRKENQGAQYRHHPLRARRRPPKGMHLEQEDIVGLSASTDSGAVNLRQLDTQLVSLKRQVQSIKQTNSVLKHNLGDGIEGLRPSEPTQKINSRWTTEEHLLTVQAIRRYGKDFAAIADVIGNKTVAQISSFFVSYRRRFNLEEVLREWQAEQEVVQGGSGRAVNMELNGSSGAEDDEVQMDGVSPPLSDSPLPSSDVSVAGNPNSAQSSPPLTQPPPLLRPAPPSAPPSLLRQPPPLQTRPLQNRTPHNHPPPPPPLIRPAVASSLHQGALRNPLSSSSAGQLPPSLVGLKVESPQSH; encoded by the exons ATGCCATCAGTGATGGAGCGATCAGGGTCTGGTGTGCTGTCCCGAAGCAGGGCCAAAACAGTCACGAATGGGAACAGCCAGCACTCTGAGGAAGAGAGCAGTGATGAGGAACACACACATG ACAGTATGATCCGCGTTGGTGGGGACTACCAGGCACAGATCCCAGAGTTCAAACCAG ACTGTGCATCTCGCTACAGTGACAGTGACCAGAGGAGCATGCTGGTCTGGTCACCAAACAGCCAAGTGTCTGATGCCATGT TGGATGAATATATTCTGATGGCCAAAGAGAAGCACGGATACAACATGGAACAG GCTCTTGGCATGCTTCTGTGGCACAAGCATGACGTGGAGAAGTCACTGGCTGACCTGGCTAACTTCACTCCCTTTCCTGATGAGTGGACAGTGGAAGACAAAGTTCTGTTTGAACAGGCTTTCAGCTTTCATGGCAAGAGCTTCCATCGCATCCAACAGATG CTTCCAGACAAGCTGATCTCAAGCCTGGTGAAATACTACTACTCTTGGAAGAAAACCAGAACCCGGACCAGCGTCATGGACCGTCAGGCACGCAGGCTCCTTAGCAAGAGAGAAAAGGATGAGAG TCACGATGAGATTGAGGAAGGAGATCCAGGCAGTGACAGTGACTTTGAGATCAATGCCAGGAAAGAG ACGTCAAAGCAGAGCTCTGGAAATGGAGGAGGAAGTGATAAAGGTTCAAGCAAGCCTGGGCTGACTCGGAAAGAGAACCAGGGTGCGCAGTACCGTCACCACCCGCTTCGCGCTCGCCGCAGGCCTCCTAAAGGCATGCATCTGGAGCAGGAGGACATTGTTGGGCTCTCAGCGTCCACTGATTCAGGAGCTGTTAATCTCAGACAGCTGGACACACAGTTAGTGTCCCTGAAGAGACAG GTCCAAAGCATCAAGCAAACCAATAGTGTGCTCAAGCACAACTTGGGTGATGGAATTGAAGGCTTAAGACCATCAGAG CCCACCCAAAAAATCAACTCTCGCTGGACAACGGAGGAGCATCTCCTGACTGTTCAAG CCATCAGGCGATACGGTAAAGACTTTGCCGCCATAGCGGACGTGATTGGCAACAAGACAGTGGCGCAGATCAGCTCATTCTTCGTCAGCTATCGAAGACGCTTCAATCTTGAGGAGGTGCTACGTGAATGGCAGGCAGAACAGGAAGTGGTGCAAGGGGGCAGCGGGAGGGCCGTGAACATGGAGCTGAACGGGTCGTCAGGAGCGGAAGATGATGAG GTGCAGATGGATGGCGTCTCTCCACCTCTTTCTGACAGTCCACTGCCCTCTTCTGATGTTAGTGTGGCTGGGAACCCCAACTCTGCCCAGTCCTCCCCACCCCTCACTCAGCCTCCACCCTTACTGCGCCCTGCACCCCCCTCAGCACCCCCTAGCCTGCTGCGGCAGCCTCCCCCGCTTCAGACACGACCTCTACAAAACCGGACGCCCCACAATCaccctccccccccccctccgCTCATAAGACCCGCAGTGGCATCCTCGCTCCACCAGGGGGCACTGAGGAACCCTCTAAGTTCCTCCTCTGCGGGACAGCTGCCACCCTCACTAGTGGGGCTGAAGGTGGAATCCCCCCAGTCACACTGA
- the LOC113105829 gene encoding galactosylgalactosylxylosylprotein 3-beta-glucuronosyltransferase 3-like, whose protein sequence is MRMRLKLKTVFVLYFTVSLLGLFYALMQLGAGQRCDCRDPDLSKDQQISQLRGELQKLQEHIKTSELSKKTDVPRIYVITPTYARLVQKAELTRLSHTFLHVPQLHWIVVEDAPLPTPLVTDFLAASGLTYTHLYKLTPKDRKLQEGDPSWLKPRGAEQRNEGLRWLREMGSAAKGKEAAALEEAVVYFADDDNTYSLQLFEEMRYTYRVSVWPVGLVGGMKFERPVVEDGKVVRFHTGWRPNRPFPIDMAGFAVSLRMILSNRQAQFDGDAQMGFLESSFLQHLVTMDDLEPKADLCTKVLVWHTRTEKPKMKREDALQKQGLGSDPDVEV, encoded by the exons ATGAGAATGCGACTGAAGCTGAAGACGGTGTTTGTCTTGTACTTCACGGTGTCACTACTAGGACTCTTCTATGCGCTGATGCAGCTGG GTGCAGGCCAGCGCTGTGACTGTAGGGATCCTGACTTGTCTAAAGATCAGCAGATCTCTCAGCTGAGAGGAGAACTGCAGAAGCTGCAGGAACATATCAAAACTTCAGAGCTGTCGAAGAAGACTGATGTGCCCAGAATTTATGTGATAACACCCACATATGCAAG ACTGGTGCAGAAGGCTGAGCTCACTCGGTTGTCCCACACCTTCCTCCATGTTCCTCAGCTGCACTGGATCGTGGTGGAGGACGCTCCTCTGCCGACTCCGCTGGTCACAGACTTCCTGGCTGCATCTGGCTTGACCTACACCCATCTATACAAGCTGACCCCCAAAGACAGGAAGCTGCAGGAGGGAGATCCCAGCTGGCTGAAGCCCCGGGGGGCTGAGCAGAGGAACGAGGGTCTGCGCTGGCTCAGGGAGATGGGCTCTGCTGCTAAAGGAAAGGAAGCGGCTGCCCTCGAGGAGGCTGTGGTGTACTTTGCTGATGATGACAACACATACAGCCTGCAGCTTTTCGAAGAG ATGCGGTACACATACCGTGTCTCTGTGTGGCCCGTGGGTCTGGTGGGTGGGATGAAGTTTGAGCGGCCCGTGGTGGAGGATGGGAAGGTTGTGCGTTTCCACACTGGCTGGCGTCCCAACCGCCCGTTTCCCATCGACATGGCTGGTTTTGCTGTGTCCCTGAGGATGATCCTGTCCAATCGCCAAGCACAGTTCGACGGTGATGCTCAGATGGGCTTCCTGGAAAGCAGCTTCCTTCAACACCTGGTTACTATGGATGACCTCGAACCCAAAGCAGACCTGTGCACTAAG GTGCTGGTGTGGCACACCCGAACTGAGAAGCCAAAGATGAAGAGGGAAGACGCTTTGCAGAAGCAAGGGTTGGGTTCAGATCCAGATGTGGAGGTGTGA
- the naa40 gene encoding N-alpha-acetyltransferase 40, with product MGRKSNRAKEKKQRRLEERAAMDAVCAKVEAANKLEDPLSAMPVFKKYDRNGLNLEIECKRVTALSPDTVEWAYELTRANMQTLYEQSEWGWKEREKREEMKDERAWYLLARDADSTTVAFSNFRFDVECGDEVLYCYEVQLESKVRRKGLGKFLIQILQLIANSTQMKKVMLTVFKHNHGAYQFFREALQFEIDESSPSMSGCCGEDCSYEILSRRTKYGEASGHAHGGGHCGGCCH from the exons ATGGGG AGAAAATCAAACAGAGCAAAGGAAAAAAAGCAGAGAAGACTTGAAGAACGGGCAGCTATGGATGCAGTTTGTGCAAAGGTGGAGGCGGCCAATAAG CTTGAAGATCCTCTGTCTGCAATGCCTGTGTTCAAAAAGTATGACCGAAATGG GCTAAACCTGGAGATTGAGTGTAAACGGGTAACTGCATTGAGTCCAGATACAGTGGAGTGGGCCTATGAGTTGACTAGAGCCAACATGCAGACGCT ATATGAACAGAGTGAGTGGGGATGGAAGGAGAGGGAGAAAAGGGAGGAGATGAAGGACGAGAGAGCTTGGTATCTCCTGGCCCGGGATGCTGACTCCACAACTGTAGCATTTTCAAACTTTCGATTTGATGTAGAGTGTGGAGATGAGGTTTTATATTG TTATGAAGTTCAGCTGGAGAGTAAAGTCAGGCGGAAAGGCCTGGGGAAGTTTCTCATCCAAATCCTTCAGCTTATTGCCAACAG CACGCAAATGAAAAAGGTCATGCTGACCGTATTTAAACACAACCACGGTGCTTACCAGTTCTTTAGGGAGGCTTTACA GTTTGAGATTGACGAATCGTCACCTAGTATGTCCGGTTGCTGTGGAGAAGACTGCTCCTATGAGATTCTGAGCCGGAGAACAAAGTACGGCGAGGCATCGGGACATGCTCATGGGGGCGGCCACTGTGGAGGCTGCTGCCATTAA